From one Eisenibacter elegans DSM 3317 genomic stretch:
- a CDS encoding BatD family protein, whose amino-acid sequence MQAQKTSIELGDVQIAKNQAFSIAISVEDEALQTHSRFPQIDGLVMRGSSSSSTTKVIDGQRSVINTIIQYYYPKREGEIVVPAFSMQINGKTTQCPGTKLRVSPANPDLEDVLEDPLTNVELELSEAEDDAFLGLTVSSDKVYLGQGLTVMLAFYAAVRTNRARLQFHDVGTQLVDILKSLRPAHCWEEDFNISEIQQEQITIAGKEYYQYKIYQATFYPLTTQSIVFPKVGLKMIKYKDIKNAQSLTLPDVSDFKTYYTQPRQVAVLPLPMAKKSNVPVGAFQLRESLPKLKFNTGERISLTLTLGGEGNLASVTMLEPQNHEHIDIYQGDMQQTILRGNNRVSGTKIFTYNLIAKAPGQYPLRDLFSFVYFNPAKQQYDTLSPKFTLEISGDPLPTQTDRPLFQGLYTRISTDSNEFAIYQWQNFIRLLTNIVWVGLLAFTLAFLWDKKRRKI is encoded by the coding sequence ATGCAGGCTCAAAAAACAAGTATTGAGCTTGGTGATGTACAAATAGCTAAGAATCAAGCATTTAGTATTGCTATTTCGGTAGAAGATGAGGCATTGCAAACACATAGCCGTTTTCCTCAAATCGACGGACTGGTGATGCGCGGCTCTTCGTCTTCTTCAACTACCAAGGTCATCGACGGGCAGCGCAGCGTCATCAATACCATTATCCAATACTATTATCCCAAGCGTGAAGGAGAGATTGTAGTGCCGGCATTCAGTATGCAAATCAATGGCAAAACAACCCAGTGCCCAGGCACAAAGCTTCGGGTCAGCCCGGCTAACCCTGATTTAGAAGATGTGTTGGAGGACCCACTGACCAACGTAGAGCTAGAGCTGAGTGAGGCCGAAGATGATGCCTTTTTGGGGCTGACGGTCAGCTCCGACAAGGTCTATTTAGGCCAAGGGCTGACGGTAATGCTGGCCTTCTATGCTGCCGTACGGACCAATAGGGCTAGGTTGCAGTTTCACGATGTAGGCACACAATTGGTCGATATTCTTAAAAGCTTACGCCCTGCACACTGTTGGGAGGAGGATTTCAACATCAGCGAAATACAACAAGAGCAAATCACCATTGCCGGCAAGGAGTATTATCAATACAAAATCTACCAAGCAACGTTTTATCCCCTCACTACCCAGTCTATCGTTTTCCCCAAGGTAGGCCTAAAGATGATTAAGTACAAAGACATCAAAAATGCCCAATCTTTGACGTTGCCGGATGTGAGCGACTTCAAAACCTATTATACCCAGCCCCGGCAAGTGGCTGTGTTGCCGCTACCTATGGCCAAGAAATCCAATGTGCCTGTGGGGGCGTTTCAACTACGTGAGAGCTTACCCAAGCTCAAATTTAACACTGGGGAGCGTATTTCACTGACCCTCACCCTTGGCGGAGAAGGCAACCTGGCCAGTGTTACGATGCTCGAACCGCAAAACCATGAGCATATTGATATTTACCAAGGCGATATGCAACAGACTATCTTGAGGGGCAATAACCGCGTATCGGGCACTAAAATATTTACCTATAACCTCATCGCCAAAGCTCCGGGGCAATACCCACTGCGCGATTTGTTTAGTTTTGTGTATTTCAATCCGGCCAAACAACAATACGATACGCTCAGCCCTAAGTTTACGCTCGAAATATCGGGCGACCCGCTCCCCACACAAACTGACCGCCCGCTGTTTCAGGGGCTATATACCCGCATATCCACTGATAGCAACGAGTTTGCTATTTATCAATGGCAAAACTTTATCCGCCTACTGACCAATATTGTCTGGGTTGGCTTGCTGGCTTTTACACTCGCCTTCTTATGGGACAAAAAACGCCGAAAAATATAG
- the gmd gene encoding GDP-mannose 4,6-dehydratase, with amino-acid sequence MAKIALITGITGQDGAYLADFLLQKGYEVHGIKRRTSLINTARIDDLYQDPHEPDVRFKLHYGDLTDSTNLIRIIQEVQPDEIYNLGAMSHVKVSFDMPEYTADVDALGTLRILEAVRILGLTAKTRIYQASTSELYGLVQAVPQSETTPFYPRSPYAVAKLYAYWITVNYREAHSMYACNGILFNHESPLRGETFVTRKITRAVARIALGLQQKFYLGNLDAQRDWGHAKDYVEAMYLMLQQDTPRDYVIATGITTPVREFVRKAFAFLGIDIEFKGTGIDEVALVSHCHQPAYQLPKGMEVLAIDPRYFRPTEVDLLIGDPTKAQSELRWQPRHTLDSLIEDMMQADVALFERERYLRAGGHKIPSSNDE; translated from the coding sequence ATGGCAAAAATAGCACTTATTACCGGAATTACCGGCCAAGATGGCGCTTACTTGGCCGACTTTCTGCTCCAAAAAGGCTATGAGGTACACGGCATCAAGCGGCGCACATCGCTCATCAATACCGCCCGCATTGATGACCTCTACCAAGATCCCCACGAGCCTGATGTGCGCTTTAAGCTCCATTATGGCGACCTTACAGACTCGACCAACCTCATCCGCATCATTCAGGAGGTGCAGCCCGATGAGATTTATAACCTCGGCGCGATGAGCCACGTCAAAGTCAGTTTTGACATGCCCGAATATACCGCCGATGTGGATGCTCTGGGGACGCTACGCATCCTAGAGGCGGTACGCATCTTGGGTTTGACCGCTAAAACGCGTATTTACCAAGCCTCTACTTCTGAGCTGTATGGCTTGGTGCAGGCTGTGCCCCAAAGCGAAACAACGCCTTTCTACCCTCGCTCGCCCTATGCTGTAGCCAAACTGTATGCCTATTGGATTACGGTCAACTACCGTGAGGCGCACAGCATGTATGCCTGCAACGGCATCTTGTTTAACCACGAAAGCCCGCTGCGTGGTGAGACCTTCGTAACCCGCAAAATCACCCGCGCCGTAGCCCGCATCGCCCTAGGCTTGCAGCAGAAGTTTTATCTGGGCAACCTCGACGCACAGCGCGATTGGGGGCACGCCAAAGACTATGTAGAGGCCATGTACCTGATGTTGCAGCAAGATACCCCACGGGATTATGTGATTGCAACGGGCATTACGACTCCCGTGCGCGAGTTTGTGCGTAAAGCTTTTGCCTTCCTCGGCATCGATATCGAATTTAAGGGCACAGGTATCGACGAAGTTGCCCTAGTCAGCCACTGCCACCAACCAGCCTACCAACTCCCCAAAGGAATGGAAGTGTTGGCTATCGACCCACGCTATTTCAGGCCTACCGAAGTAGATCTGCTCATTGGCGACCCTACTAAGGCGCAAAGCGAGCTGCGCTGGCAACCACGCCATACGCTCGACTCCCTGATTGAAGATATGATGCAAGCCGATGTGGCGCTTTTTGAGCGGGAGCGTTATCTGCGCGCTGGTGGACACAAAATCCCTTCTAGCAATGATGAATAA
- the rfbA gene encoding glucose-1-phosphate thymidylyltransferase RfbA: MKGIILAGGSGTRLHPLTYAISKQLIPVYDKPMIYYPLSVLMMAGIRDILIITTPHDHELFTKLLGDGQRLGCNFSYAVQPSPDGLAQAFVIGEEFIGQDKVALVLGDNIFYGSGLETLLQSKTNPDGGVVFAYHVSDPERYGVVEFDAQQRAISIEEKPLKPKSNYAVPGLYFYDNEVVHISKNLKPSPRGELEITDVNKTYLAAGKLSVGILDRGTAWLDTGTFQSLMQASQFVQVIEERQGLKVGCIEEIAYRMGFIDAAQLEAAAQPLLKSGYGTYLMNLLATQ; encoded by the coding sequence ATGAAAGGAATTATCTTAGCAGGTGGCTCTGGCACACGCCTCCACCCCCTGACCTATGCCATCAGCAAGCAACTCATCCCGGTCTATGACAAACCGATGATTTATTATCCGCTGTCGGTACTGATGATGGCCGGTATTCGTGATATACTCATCATCACCACCCCCCACGACCACGAGCTCTTCACGAAGCTTCTGGGCGATGGGCAGCGCCTAGGCTGCAACTTCAGCTATGCGGTACAGCCCTCGCCTGACGGGCTGGCGCAGGCCTTTGTCATCGGAGAAGAGTTTATAGGCCAAGACAAGGTCGCCCTTGTATTGGGGGATAATATCTTCTATGGCAGCGGCTTGGAGACTTTGCTACAGTCCAAAACCAACCCCGATGGCGGGGTGGTGTTTGCATACCACGTTTCTGACCCTGAGCGCTATGGGGTTGTGGAGTTTGATGCGCAGCAGCGTGCCATTTCGATAGAAGAAAAGCCACTCAAGCCTAAGTCAAACTATGCCGTGCCGGGGCTATATTTTTATGACAATGAGGTAGTGCATATTTCCAAAAACCTCAAGCCCTCTCCCCGTGGAGAGCTGGAAATCACCGACGTAAACAAAACCTATTTGGCCGCCGGCAAACTTTCGGTCGGTATTCTGGATAGAGGAACGGCTTGGCTCGACACCGGCACCTTCCAATCTTTGATGCAGGCCAGCCAGTTTGTACAAGTAATCGAAGAGCGCCAAGGACTGAAGGTAGGCTGTATCGAAGAGATAGCCTATCGTATGGGCTTTATCGATGCTGCCCAGCTCGAAGCGGCTGCCCAGCCCCTGCTCAAAAGTGGATATGGTACGTATTTGATGAACTTGTTAGCCACACAGTAG
- the fcl gene encoding GDP-L-fucose synthase yields MNKDSKIYIAGHRGMVGSAIARKLQAQGFENLVLRNSSALDLRDGQAVADFFAQEKPEYVFLAAAKVGGIVANNTYRAEFLYDNLMIQNHVIHQAYLHQVKKLMFLGSSCIYPKLAPQPLKEEYLLSGELEPTNEPYAIAKIAGIKMCEAYRDQYGCNFIAVMPTNLYGPGDNYDLQKSHVLPALLRKFHEAKQNQQTEVEIWGTGSPLREFLHVDDLADACIFLMQTYNEKPFLNVGTGEDLSIRDLAEMIAEVVGYSGAMRFDTSKPDGTPRKLMDVSRLHQLGWRHRIGLRQGIAQVYQEKFL; encoded by the coding sequence ATGAATAAAGACAGCAAAATATACATTGCCGGGCATCGGGGTATGGTCGGTTCGGCCATTGCCCGTAAGCTCCAAGCCCAAGGCTTTGAAAACCTCGTATTGCGCAACTCCTCAGCGCTAGACTTGCGCGATGGGCAGGCCGTAGCCGATTTTTTTGCCCAAGAAAAGCCCGAGTATGTCTTCTTGGCTGCCGCCAAAGTAGGAGGTATTGTGGCCAACAACACCTACCGTGCGGAGTTTTTGTATGACAACCTGATGATTCAGAACCACGTCATCCACCAAGCCTACCTCCACCAAGTCAAAAAACTTATGTTTCTAGGCTCTTCCTGCATTTACCCCAAACTTGCCCCGCAGCCGCTGAAAGAAGAATACCTGCTCAGTGGAGAGCTAGAGCCTACCAATGAGCCTTATGCTATTGCCAAGATTGCCGGCATCAAGATGTGCGAAGCCTACCGAGACCAGTACGGCTGTAATTTTATTGCCGTAATGCCTACCAATCTCTATGGTCCGGGAGACAACTACGACCTGCAAAAGTCGCATGTACTGCCCGCACTGCTGCGCAAGTTTCACGAAGCCAAGCAAAACCAACAAACCGAAGTAGAAATATGGGGCACAGGCAGCCCCTTACGGGAGTTCTTACACGTAGATGACCTCGCCGATGCTTGCATCTTTTTGATGCAAACCTACAACGAAAAGCCCTTTCTCAACGTAGGTACGGGAGAAGATTTGAGCATCCGCGACTTGGCCGAGATGATTGCCGAGGTGGTGGGCTATTCTGGAGCCATGCGCTTTGATACTTCCAAGCCCGACGGTACACCACGCAAACTGATGGATGTCAGTCGGTTACATCAGCTTGGGTGGCGACATCGCATCGGTCTTCGCCAAGGAATCGCACAAGTGTATCAAGAGAAATTCTTATAA
- the rfbB gene encoding dTDP-glucose 4,6-dehydratase: MKLLITGGAGFIGSHVVRLFVNKYPQYQIVNLDKLTYAGNLENLRDVEKAPNYQFVKGDIVDADFVNALFAQHQFDGVLHLAAESHVDRSILDPLAFVQTNVIGTVNLLNAAKQSWQGNTEGKRFYHISTDEVYGSLDEGGYFLETTPYDPQSPYSASKAASDHFVRAYHNTYKLPMVISNCSNNYGSHQFPEKLIPLFIHNIQHNKPLPVYGKGENVRDWLWVEDHARAIDVIYHQGKDGDTYNIGGFNEWKNIDLIHLLCQQMDAKLGRAEGTSAQLISYVTDRAGHDLRYAIDAQKLMNELGWKPSVTFEEGLAKTIDWYLENTQWLDSVTSGAYQQYYQTQYQNR, from the coding sequence ATGAAATTACTCATCACCGGAGGAGCCGGATTTATTGGCTCACACGTAGTACGGCTATTTGTCAACAAATATCCCCAATACCAAATTGTGAATTTGGATAAACTAACCTATGCCGGCAACCTCGAAAACCTGCGGGATGTAGAAAAAGCGCCCAACTACCAGTTTGTGAAAGGGGATATTGTGGACGCTGATTTTGTGAATGCATTGTTCGCACAGCACCAGTTTGACGGGGTGCTCCACCTAGCCGCAGAATCACACGTAGACCGCTCCATCCTTGACCCGCTGGCCTTTGTGCAGACCAATGTCATCGGTACGGTCAATTTGCTCAATGCTGCCAAACAAAGCTGGCAGGGCAATACCGAAGGCAAACGCTTTTACCATATTTCTACCGATGAGGTATATGGCTCTCTGGACGAGGGTGGGTATTTTTTAGAAACCACCCCCTACGACCCACAGTCGCCCTACTCGGCCTCTAAGGCAGCCTCCGACCACTTTGTGCGGGCTTATCACAATACGTACAAGTTACCGATGGTGATTTCGAACTGCTCGAATAACTACGGCTCTCACCAGTTTCCCGAAAAACTGATTCCGCTCTTTATCCACAATATCCAGCACAACAAGCCCCTGCCGGTATATGGCAAAGGCGAAAATGTACGCGACTGGCTTTGGGTAGAAGACCACGCCCGCGCCATCGATGTTATCTACCATCAGGGCAAGGACGGCGACACCTACAACATCGGCGGCTTCAACGAGTGGAAAAACATAGACCTCATCCACCTACTTTGCCAGCAAATGGATGCCAAGTTAGGCCGCGCTGAAGGTACTTCTGCCCAACTTATCAGCTATGTAACCGACCGCGCCGGACACGATTTGCGTTATGCTATCGATGCCCAAAAGCTGATGAACGAGCTAGGCTGGAAGCCTTCGGTAACCTTTGAGGAAGGCTTGGCCAAAACCATTGACTGGTATCTGGAAAATACCCAATGGCTCGACAGCGTAACCTCTGGTGCTTACCAGCAATATTATCAGACCCAATATCAAAACCGATAA
- a CDS encoding DUF5103 domain-containing protein gives MKFLRSLCVYTLILSSSVACLPPTSATYQAQNAQNNAENAQRIAQKTLVFDNRNYEPNIRTALLYPQQNTVERTLFPPITFIGDTRPLVLEFDELNAQAQTYHIKIYHCNADWTKSVLNDMDFLMEFNEFPIMDYELSFNTRVPYVHYRFEVPRLKASGNYLLVVYRGYNVQDIVLSKRFMVYETQVSVRPEVRSSTNIGSLYQNQQIDFSLAYPQYDIFNPRESVKVVIRQNYRWDQAIYGLQPTSVRETERVLEYKHFDGKNNFPGNNEFRQFDLQSIRFQGFRVAALDLSGTENRARIAFDDNRSGKPYFRQPDMNGGFYIQHAESKQGPTESDYVKVYFTLKSAAPLSGDVYVMGAFNDWRREPENKMRYYPEEEAYQTNILLKQGMYDYMYALWQEQENAAIPLSHTPVEGSYVETQNTYDILVYHRPPGARADRLVGYGRFNTE, from the coding sequence ATGAAATTTCTACGCAGTCTCTGTGTTTATACCCTGATACTTAGCTCCTCGGTAGCGTGTTTGCCCCCTACTAGCGCCACATACCAAGCTCAAAATGCCCAAAACAATGCGGAAAATGCGCAACGTATTGCACAAAAAACCTTGGTATTCGACAACCGCAACTATGAGCCTAATATCCGAACAGCCTTGCTATACCCTCAACAAAACACTGTAGAGCGGACACTCTTTCCTCCTATCACTTTTATTGGCGATACCCGCCCGCTGGTGTTGGAGTTTGATGAGCTAAATGCGCAAGCACAAACATATCACATAAAAATTTATCATTGTAATGCCGACTGGACAAAGTCTGTCTTGAATGATATGGACTTCTTGATGGAGTTTAATGAATTTCCTATTATGGACTATGAGCTGTCTTTCAATACCCGAGTGCCTTATGTCCATTACCGATTCGAAGTACCCCGGCTGAAGGCCTCCGGCAACTATCTGTTGGTAGTATATCGAGGCTATAATGTGCAAGATATTGTGTTGAGCAAGCGCTTTATGGTATATGAAACTCAGGTGAGTGTGCGGCCAGAAGTACGCTCATCGACCAATATCGGCAGCCTTTACCAAAACCAACAGATAGATTTCAGCCTAGCCTACCCTCAGTATGATATTTTCAACCCTCGCGAGTCGGTCAAAGTAGTGATTCGCCAAAATTACCGCTGGGATCAAGCCATTTATGGCCTACAGCCCACCAGCGTCCGCGAAACAGAGCGGGTATTGGAATACAAGCACTTCGACGGGAAGAATAATTTTCCGGGCAATAATGAGTTCCGCCAGTTTGATTTACAAAGCATTCGATTCCAAGGCTTTAGAGTTGCCGCCTTGGATCTGAGTGGCACAGAAAACCGCGCCCGCATTGCTTTTGATGACAACCGCTCCGGCAAACCTTATTTCCGGCAGCCAGATATGAATGGGGGATTTTATATCCAACACGCCGAGTCCAAACAAGGCCCCACTGAGTCGGATTATGTGAAGGTATACTTTACCCTGAAATCTGCCGCGCCACTCTCAGGGGATGTTTATGTCATGGGGGCTTTTAATGATTGGCGGCGAGAGCCCGAAAACAAGATGCGGTATTATCCTGAAGAAGAAGCCTACCAAACCAATATACTGCTCAAGCAGGGGATGTATGACTATATGTATGCGCTCTGGCAAGAACAGGAAAACGCAGCTATACCCCTGAGCCACACCCCGGTAGAGGGCAGCTATGTCGAAACCCAAAATACCTATGACATCTTGGTATACCACCGCCCCCCCGGCGCACGCGCCGACCGGCTCGTCGGTTATGGCAGGTTTAATACCGAATAA
- the queG gene encoding tRNA epoxyqueuosine(34) reductase QueG has protein sequence MHPINRRRHYTDWIKQEAQALGFLSCGIAKADFLEEEAPRLERWLHQNKHGQMHYMANHFDKRLDPRLLVEGAKSVVSLLYNYYPTNPLPETDNYKISKYAYGTDYHFVLKDKLKTLLSRLQEHVGEVGGRAFVDSAPVMDKAWAARAGLGWQGKHSNLLSRKAGSFFFIAELIIDLELEYDAPTADYCGTCTRCIDACPTEAITPYEVDGSKCISYFTIELKEHIPVEMKGKFENWIFGCDICQDVCPWNRFAKGHQEPAFEPHPDLKDMRKTDWEEITAEVFGKLFKKSALKRTKLEGLQRNIQFVGYNPSEESMSVNSKESNNSTKPS, from the coding sequence ATGCACCCCATCAACCGCCGCCGGCACTACACCGATTGGATAAAGCAGGAGGCGCAAGCACTTGGCTTTTTGAGTTGTGGTATTGCCAAGGCTGATTTCTTGGAAGAGGAAGCCCCTCGGTTAGAACGCTGGCTGCACCAAAACAAACACGGGCAGATGCACTATATGGCCAATCATTTTGACAAACGCCTAGACCCGCGCCTGCTCGTAGAAGGTGCTAAGTCGGTGGTTTCGTTGCTCTACAATTATTATCCCACAAACCCGCTACCCGAAACAGACAACTACAAAATCTCCAAATATGCCTATGGCACCGACTACCACTTTGTGCTCAAAGACAAGCTCAAAACCTTGCTCAGCCGCCTTCAAGAGCACGTAGGCGAGGTAGGCGGCAGGGCTTTTGTAGACTCAGCCCCTGTGATGGATAAGGCTTGGGCAGCGCGCGCAGGCCTAGGCTGGCAGGGCAAACACTCCAACCTCCTCAGCCGAAAGGCTGGCAGTTTCTTCTTCATCGCCGAGCTAATCATTGACCTAGAGCTAGAATATGACGCGCCCACCGCCGACTACTGTGGTACTTGTACCCGCTGTATTGATGCCTGCCCCACTGAGGCCATCACTCCCTACGAAGTCGACGGTAGCAAGTGTATCTCTTACTTTACCATTGAGCTCAAAGAACATATTCCGGTAGAAATGAAGGGTAAATTTGAAAATTGGATTTTTGGATGTGATATTTGTCAAGATGTATGCCCTTGGAACCGATTTGCTAAAGGACATCAAGAGCCTGCTTTTGAGCCCCACCCCGATCTCAAAGATATGCGTAAGACCGACTGGGAAGAGATTACAGCAGAGGTGTTTGGCAAATTGTTCAAAAAATCAGCCCTCAAGCGTACAAAGTTAGAAGGGCTGCAGCGCAACATTCAGTTTGTTGGCTACAACCCTTCTGAGGAGAGTATGAGTGTAAATAGTAAAGAGTCAAACAACAGTACTAAGCCTAGCTAG
- a CDS encoding nucleotide sugar dehydrogenase, translated as MTPPPTIAIIGLGYVGLPLAVAFGAQYPTIGYDINPERIRQLRQGLDQTLELDTAQMAAAKHLQYTDEPTHIGRAQYFIITVPTPIDAANQPDLSPLRRATQLVAPYLKQGDVVVYESTVYPGCTEEVCVPILEELSGLRYNQDFFCGYSPERINPGDKKHTLPNIIKVVSGSTPTVAQALADLYGSIIPAGIHLAPSIKVAEAAKVIENAQRDINIAFMNELAIIFDKLGIRTEDVLAAARTKWNFLPFHPGLVGGHCIGVDPYYLTHKAQSLGYHPEVILAGRRINDYMGTYVAQQMVKQMAAEKKLRTGAKVLILGFTFKPNIPDIRNTKVIDVVRELESFGLTVDIFDPLANAAEVQQHYGLHLLPTMPALEAYDHHALLVKHDWFAEQAQTLKGLL; from the coding sequence ATGACTCCTCCTCCTACCATCGCCATCATCGGTTTAGGGTATGTCGGCCTGCCGCTGGCGGTCGCTTTTGGGGCGCAATACCCCACGATAGGCTATGACATCAACCCTGAGCGCATCCGGCAGCTGCGGCAAGGGCTAGACCAAACCCTAGAGCTGGATACGGCACAAATGGCCGCTGCCAAGCACTTACAGTATACCGATGAGCCTACGCACATTGGCCGTGCCCAATACTTCATCATCACCGTACCCACGCCCATTGATGCGGCCAACCAGCCCGACCTCAGCCCCCTGAGGCGAGCGACGCAACTGGTAGCGCCCTACCTCAAACAGGGGGATGTGGTCGTGTATGAGTCTACGGTATACCCGGGATGTACGGAAGAGGTCTGTGTGCCTATTTTGGAGGAGCTGAGCGGGCTGCGCTACAACCAAGACTTTTTTTGCGGGTATTCGCCGGAGCGCATCAACCCGGGCGACAAAAAACATACGCTGCCCAACATCATCAAGGTAGTCAGCGGTAGCACACCTACGGTGGCGCAGGCCTTGGCAGACTTGTATGGCAGCATTATCCCGGCAGGCATCCACCTCGCACCGTCAATCAAGGTAGCCGAGGCGGCCAAGGTTATTGAAAATGCCCAACGCGATATCAACATCGCTTTTATGAATGAGTTGGCCATTATTTTTGACAAGCTTGGCATCCGAACAGAAGACGTACTGGCGGCTGCTCGGACGAAGTGGAACTTCCTGCCTTTTCACCCCGGACTGGTGGGGGGGCACTGTATCGGGGTAGATCCTTATTACCTGACCCACAAGGCACAAAGCCTAGGCTACCACCCCGAAGTCATCCTTGCTGGTAGACGTATCAACGACTATATGGGGACGTATGTGGCCCAGCAGATGGTCAAGCAGATGGCCGCTGAGAAAAAGTTGCGCACGGGTGCTAAAGTTTTAATCTTAGGATTTACTTTTAAACCTAATATTCCCGATATTCGCAACACTAAGGTGATTGATGTCGTAAGGGAGTTGGAGTCTTTTGGCCTGACCGTAGATATTTTCGACCCATTGGCCAACGCCGCCGAAGTACAACAACATTATGGCCTACATCTCCTGCCTACAATGCCTGCGCTGGAAGCCTACGACCATCACGCCCTACTGGTCAAACACGACTGGTTTGCCGAACAAGCACAAACGCTAAAAGGGCTTTTGTGA
- the rfbC gene encoding dTDP-4-dehydrorhamnose 3,5-epimerase, with translation MEFIKTEFPDLWIIEPKVFGDERGFFLESFHQHKFEEATGLKNTFIQDNHSKSAYGVLRGLHFQKPPYTQAKLVRVTQGEVIDVVVDLRQGSPTYGRSFSIVLSAENKKQLFVPRGFAHGFAVLSETAEFLYKCDNIYAPSHDSGVIYHDTSLAIDWQIAQDQILVSAKDQALPTLAEVLAQNYFVYEQ, from the coding sequence ATGGAATTTATCAAAACCGAATTTCCTGACCTTTGGATTATTGAGCCCAAAGTATTTGGAGACGAGCGCGGCTTTTTTTTGGAAAGCTTTCACCAACATAAGTTTGAGGAGGCGACAGGGCTGAAAAATACCTTTATCCAAGACAATCACTCCAAGTCGGCCTATGGGGTGTTGCGCGGCCTGCATTTTCAAAAACCTCCTTATACCCAAGCCAAACTGGTACGGGTAACCCAGGGCGAAGTGATTGATGTGGTGGTAGACCTGCGCCAAGGTTCGCCTACGTATGGGCGTAGCTTCAGCATTGTGCTTTCGGCAGAAAATAAGAAGCAGTTGTTTGTGCCCCGAGGTTTTGCCCACGGCTTTGCTGTGTTGAGCGAAACAGCAGAGTTTTTGTACAAATGCGACAATATTTATGCGCCCAGCCACGACTCCGGCGTAATTTACCATGATACGAGCCTTGCCATTGACTGGCAAATTGCCCAAGACCAAATCTTGGTATCGGCCAAAGACCAAGCCCTTCCGACTTTGGCGGAAGTATTGGCTCAGAACTATTTTGTGTATGAACAATAA
- a CDS encoding SDR family oxidoreductase: MNNNYLAPIRGHSFLVTGGAGFIGGHLVDALLAADAGRVIILDNFATGYRQNIAEALQDERCSLIEGDIRDGAVCMEACAGVDYVLHQAALGSIPRSMAQPLATHEANVTGFVNILWAAKTQGVRRVVYASSSSVYGNSPLLPRREQALGQVLSPYALSKLVNEQYAQVFALAYGMELIGLRYFNVFGARQNPHGAYAAVIPLFIKALLRGEQATIYGDGSQTRDFTYIDNVVQANLRALFVSDAEACGKAYNIGCGTRTSVLALYKTIQRLMEASQEVAHAPKRAGDVSDSLADISLARTYLGYEPSVSLEEGLQTTIGWYRQHIDQTPSYRL; this comes from the coding sequence ATGAACAATAATTACCTTGCCCCCATCAGGGGGCATTCGTTTTTGGTAACCGGAGGCGCAGGGTTCATCGGAGGCCATTTGGTCGATGCACTGCTTGCAGCCGATGCCGGCAGAGTAATCATCTTAGATAATTTTGCCACCGGATACCGTCAAAACATTGCCGAAGCCCTGCAAGACGAACGCTGTAGCTTGATAGAGGGCGACATTCGGGACGGGGCCGTTTGTATGGAGGCCTGCGCAGGCGTAGATTATGTGTTGCACCAAGCCGCACTAGGCTCGATACCGCGCAGTATGGCGCAGCCACTAGCCACACACGAGGCCAACGTAACCGGATTTGTTAACATCCTCTGGGCAGCCAAAACACAAGGAGTGCGCCGAGTGGTGTATGCCTCCTCATCGTCGGTATATGGCAACAGCCCCCTGTTGCCAAGGCGCGAACAAGCCCTGGGGCAGGTACTCTCTCCTTATGCCTTGAGCAAGCTGGTCAATGAACAGTATGCCCAAGTGTTTGCCCTGGCCTATGGAATGGAGTTGATTGGCTTGCGCTATTTCAATGTCTTTGGCGCACGCCAAAACCCTCACGGCGCTTATGCTGCCGTCATTCCGCTCTTTATCAAGGCGTTGTTGCGGGGGGAGCAAGCCACCATCTATGGCGACGGAAGCCAAACACGTGATTTTACATATATCGACAATGTAGTACAGGCCAACTTACGGGCGCTTTTTGTGTCTGATGCTGAAGCCTGCGGAAAAGCCTACAACATTGGCTGCGGAACACGCACCAGTGTTTTGGCGCTCTACAAAACCATTCAACGCCTGATGGAAGCCTCTCAAGAGGTGGCACACGCCCCCAAACGTGCGGGGGATGTGTCAGATAGCTTGGCTGACATCAGCCTTGCCCGCACCTACTTGGGTTATGAGCCGAGTGTGAGCCTAGAAGAAGGCCTGCAAACGACCATCGGCTGGTATCGCCAACATATTGACCAAACCCCTTCGTATCGCCTATGA